The following nucleotide sequence is from Glycine max cultivar Williams 82 chromosome 9, Glycine_max_v4.0, whole genome shotgun sequence.
AGGAATGCCTAGTGAGGGGTTACTTAGGTCTGTTGGATCTTCTGGAGATgcaggaagaaaaaaaggaggtACAGGAACTAATTCCCTAGAGTCCTGGCAAAATTagctaaattattattatgagcCTCAAATTGAAATTTGGGCTAGCCCATCTAATAAAGTCCAGGAGTATGAAGATGGAAAAGAAAGGGTGTTATAAAAACTACTCTCATCACTACTCATTAGGGTTTCTGGATGCTGCTAGTTTCTGTCTGAAAGCTATTCTCCACCGTAGCCGCAAGCTTCGCCGTTTGAAACAGTGCCTCAACCATGGCAGAACAAGTTAGTTATTTTCCTTCATAAGAATGGTTCTTTCGTGGCCTTGCATTAACTCGCTATTCATAATTTGCTTTTTAAATTTTGGCTTACAGACAGAGAAGGCTTTTCTGAAGCAACCAAAAGTGTTTCTATGGTATACTGATCCACACAATATTGCATCATTTACTCTCtgctttgattttgtttatttattatgctTTAGTTATGTTGGTGTCTGTGTTGATGTGTTTTTGAAGCTCTAAGAAAGGTGGGAAGGGAAAGAGGCCTGGGAAAGGTGGGAATCGCTTTTGGAAGTCAATTGGGCTTGGATTCAAGACTCCCAGAGATGCCATTGAAGGTAAATATAAtattcacttttattttatgtttcagATTAGAACTTTTTACTTTGCTCCTATAGGATTCATGTTATTGTTATGGCTTATGAATGTAGGTATCATCAGATTTTatagtaaatattaaaatttgagaaTATAGGGTGCTGATAAATTCCATTCTAGGGACATCAGACTTGTTCCGATGTGGGGCACCGTCTGCTTTTGCTTCcctgttgtattttttttaatggcagTGGTTTTGTGAAGTTTTGAAGTGTCATTTGGGTACATTTGTTGTTTATTAGGTGAAGTGTGTTGATAGTAATAGAATTACTTCATAGCTAAGTTAGGTGGCTGAATCCTGAGCATAGAAAGCTGAATTGTTAACCTAGCCCTGATTTGTTTTTGGAATGTGTAAAACTTGATGATGCATTTATATTGATGTCCAGTGTCCTAAGTTGCTGGGAAAGTAATTCATTGGACGGGGCTTGGTGTTTAAATGATATGTctattatttcttaaattatGGTGTGAGACTGTGAGGAGAAAtattcattaatatattttgtttttgataagTTGGAGtttataatgttttatattgCATGGATGCTGGAACAAACATGTTGAGGAGAGGTGAGATTGATGTGAAGACCAAAGTTTATAATGTGATTGATGTTGTGTTATGAGAACTAAAAATTGTTTATGGATATGAACATACACAGTTGTGATGTGTCTTTTAAGTGTCTATATGGTGATTGGTGTCTTGTTGCTCATAACATAAACTTGTAACCTTCACCTTCACTATTCCATTTGGGCATTTTCTTCTGTCTATTTGGTGACTTCTGTTTCCAAATCATGGTCCTGCTTTTTTTCCCCCCCATACAGGAACATATATTGACAAGAAGTGCCCCTTCACTGGCAATGTTTCCATTCGGGGTCGTATCCTAGCCGGTACTTGTCACAGTGCTAAGATGACAAGGACCATTATTGTAAGGAGGAATTATCTTCATTTTATTAAGAAATACCAGAGGTATTCCCCTTCCATACCTTTGGTGAGCAGTTATTGTTGTTTACATGGACAGAAGTAACTAATGTTTCTTCTTTGCTCATTCTATTTAGATATGAAAAGCGACATTCCAATATTCCTGCACATACATCACCTTGTTTCCGTGTTAAAGAAGGAGATCATGTTATTATTGGCCAATGCAGGTTAGATCTTTATAGGAGATTTCTGGGATTACTAATGGGAGAATTTATTAGTGTCTATTGTATAGATTTAACCATCTGATTGCCTTTATTTGTGCCATATGTTTAGGCCAATCTCGAAGACAGTGAGGTTCAATGTTTTAAAAGTGATTCCAGCTGGATCCTCTAGCGGAGCAAAGAAGGCATTTACTGGaatgtgaaatttgaattgtgtCAGTTTTCATTGAAGGGTAGGGTTAGTTTGCGAGTTAGTAGAAGCTTTTGTTCAAATGCCTCAGGGTTGTTAGTTaatgatcaaattaatttttgatatcTTTCAAGGCTTTGCCTTGATTTGAGTGGTTGTGTGTTATGGATTTTAATATAGATTATGGTTCTTAAATAGTAGTTGCATTTATTTTTATGCTTACTCTTATCTTGTTGTCTCCATTTCtttattctctttattttttctctctagaTTACATATTTTGCATAGGTCTTAAATATGTGAATTTGTAGATTAAAAATTCCGTATGTAATCTTTAAACTTTGAATTGGTATATTGTTTGTtcaaatcattgttttcaaactcGAGGATCCTCAAGGTCGGAAAGGGGATTGTTATGGAGTTCATCTTCTCTGCAGTTGGTTTATAACTAGTGGAAGAACATACTTAAATTCCTTCCCAAATTTACCCACTTTCAAATCTAAGTCCAAATATAGAAGTGGGATAGTCGTTATGGAGGAAATATACAGTTTGCCTTGATATCTATCAGCTCATGCTTTAGTGGTGGCTAAAATTCGTTGCAGACGATATAGATATGCTGACAAAGTGGCCTTGCTGTCATGATTTTTTGAGATTTAGTTCTTGTTGCATTGATTTATCCAGTCCCAAACACCTCTCCTCAAACCAATCTAATAAGCATTTTGGCCTTGTGTTAAAAGTACCATATTTTTGTCTGGTCTTGTTTGTGTTGGATGAAATTACACTCGTGACTCAACATATTCCCGCAAGGATTATTATTTAACATACATTACTTGTCAGCatccattttgtttttcatactGGTTAGTCAATacgttaaagaaaatcaaacaagtgaaaattaattgttttcattaattttttgcccCATATGCTGGTTGTGATATGTTGAATGTTTCCATAATCTGAGATGTGATATACTCGGTTTTTCATTGGCTTAATTGTAGTTTTTATCACTTGAGTTAAATTTTGTGAATCGTTaccaaaatttttaatattgtgtATTTTACCATTGTAGATAAATCTTTTTATCAAACTaagtgattttgtaaaattatatatcaaacttagtttcaaaacttatttattgaagatggataattttgattttatatcggttataattataattaatgtagGAAAATAACTTTTTGCATTGGTTATAGtcataattaatatagaaagtcacttttgtaatcgattataactagtacaaaaatttaaaaaattagatggtaaaaattgtaaaattcatgaaaaaatacttaaatggtaaaatctataaaattataaaagttggatgataaaatttatgaaaataaaatttgagtgataaaattcacaaaaataaaacttaag
It contains:
- the LOC100500094 gene encoding 40S ribosomal protein S11-like, translated to MAEQTEKAFLKQPKVFLCSKKGGKGKRPGKGGNRFWKSIGLGFKTPRDAIEGTYIDKKCPFTGNVSIRGRILAGTCHSAKMTRTIIVRRNYLHFIKKYQRYEKRHSNIPAHTSPCFRVKEGDHVIIGQCRPISKTVRFNVLKVIPAGSSSGAKKAFTGM